A genome region from Jeongeupia sp. HS-3 includes the following:
- the trxC gene encoding thioredoxin TrxC: protein MLIACPHCQTANRLDVARIAESPICGQCREPLLSGAPIAATTENFAALLGASRIPVVVDFWATWCGPCQAFAPAFVSAAQHFAGKVLFLKVDTDAEQALGTQYQIRSIPTLIAFDRGQQVERLNGAMSSGQFKAWVSQLI from the coding sequence ATGCTCATCGCCTGCCCGCACTGCCAGACCGCCAACCGCCTCGATGTTGCCCGGATCGCCGAGTCTCCCATTTGCGGCCAATGCCGCGAACCGTTGTTGTCCGGCGCACCGATTGCGGCAACGACCGAGAACTTCGCCGCTTTGCTTGGCGCGAGCCGCATTCCGGTGGTGGTCGATTTCTGGGCCACATGGTGCGGTCCCTGCCAGGCGTTTGCGCCGGCGTTCGTCTCTGCGGCGCAGCACTTTGCCGGCAAAGTGCTTTTCCTCAAGGTGGATACCGATGCCGAGCAGGCGCTAGGTACGCAATACCAGATCCGCAGCATTCCGACGTTGATCGCCTTCGATCGCGGCCAACAGGTCGAGCGGCTGAACGGTGCCATGTCATCGGGGCAGTTCAAGGCATGGGTCAGTCAGCTGATTTGA
- a CDS encoding ABC transporter ATP-binding protein, protein MITPPMLDVANVSVRYPGRAVIESLSFSLAPGQIGCLLGHSGCGKTTMLRAIAGFEAVSAGMITIDGDIVAGNGDEVAPEARRIGMVFQDYALFPHLNVADNVGFGLGALSRVARRARVDEMLALVGLDDERCRYPHELSGGQQQRVALARALAPQPRLLLLDEPFSNLDAELRERLGLEVRDILKAASITAILVTHDQHEAFAVADVVGVMMDGQIRQWASPYQLYHQPVDRFVANFIGEGVLLPGVVSSAGKIEFELGVFDGPLPAHCNPDGCAVDVLIRPDDIQHDDASPFKALVLARAFRGAEFLYTLALPSGQKVLSLVPSHHNHAVGEAIGIRLDLDHAVAFVRD, encoded by the coding sequence ATGATCACCCCTCCGATGCTCGACGTTGCCAATGTGTCGGTACGCTACCCCGGGCGGGCGGTGATCGAATCACTGTCGTTTTCACTGGCGCCGGGGCAGATCGGTTGCCTGCTCGGGCATTCGGGCTGCGGTAAAACGACGATGTTGCGGGCTATTGCCGGTTTTGAAGCCGTCAGCGCCGGGATGATTACGATCGATGGTGATATCGTTGCCGGCAATGGCGATGAGGTCGCGCCGGAAGCGCGGCGTATTGGCATGGTGTTTCAGGATTACGCGCTGTTCCCGCACCTGAACGTTGCCGACAATGTCGGTTTTGGCCTTGGCGCACTGTCGCGCGTTGCGCGCCGGGCACGAGTCGACGAAATGCTCGCACTGGTCGGGCTTGATGACGAGCGCTGTCGTTACCCGCACGAGCTCTCCGGTGGCCAGCAGCAGCGGGTCGCACTAGCGCGGGCGCTGGCGCCGCAGCCGCGCCTGCTGCTGCTGGATGAGCCGTTTTCGAACCTCGATGCCGAGCTGCGCGAGCGCCTTGGCCTGGAGGTGCGCGACATTCTCAAGGCGGCCAGCATCACCGCGATTCTGGTGACGCACGACCAGCACGAGGCATTCGCCGTGGCCGATGTCGTTGGCGTGATGATGGACGGACAGATCCGCCAGTGGGCCAGCCCCTATCAGCTCTATCACCAGCCGGTTGACCGTTTCGTCGCCAATTTTATCGGCGAGGGTGTGCTGTTGCCCGGAGTGGTATCCAGCGCCGGGAAGATCGAGTTTGAACTGGGTGTATTCGATGGCCCGCTCCCCGCACACTGCAATCCGGATGGTTGTGCCGTTGACGTATTGATACGCCCCGATGATATCCAGCACGACGACGCCAGTCCGTTCAAGGCCCTGGTGCTGGCGCGGGCATTCCGCGGGGCGGAATTCCTCTACACGCTGGCCTTGCCGTCGGGACAAAAAGTACTGTCGCTCGTGCCAAGTCACCATAATCATGCGGTTGGTGAGGCGATCGGAATCCGTCTCGACCTCGATCATGCCGTGGCGTTTGTGCGCGACTGA
- a CDS encoding iron ABC transporter permease, whose amino-acid sequence MSVVPLAWPRLSRGVLYALPIALLTVVPLLVVLASLFNPQPEIWAHLLEYVLPGVLWNTLLLIVGVTVGVLALGVPLAWLTAVCDFPGRRCFSWALMLPLAMPAYVLAFVQVGLLDFTGPVQTLLRSVFGTSAWFPQIRSTGGVILVLSMAFYPYVYLLARNAFLSQGRRALEAAQTLGVSRKRAFFTVAIPMARPWLIGGVTLALMETLADFGTVAIFNFDTFTTAIYKAWFSLFNLPAASQLASLLVMFVLVLVAVEQWGRGARSYQVRSGDAERIALRGTGRWLASAWCSLVLLLAFIVPLLQLLFWVKGVWAEDFDDRYPAFIGRSLLIAAMAALLVTVFALVLAYARRRYQDAGTRWLVRLATLGYAVPGTVLAVGVFIPIAWLDNALLSLLRPLGFAGLAVFKGTLAVMLLALAARFLAVAFQPVDSAMQRITRNQEDAARSLGLNSRQTLWRLHLPLLRTGLMSAALLTFVDVLKEMPITLMTRAFGWDTLAVRVFEMTSEGMWDRAALPSLFIVLAGLLPVVLLIRKTEP is encoded by the coding sequence TTGTCCGTCGTACCGTTAGCTTGGCCGCGCCTCAGTCGCGGTGTCTTGTACGCGCTGCCGATCGCGCTGCTGACCGTCGTGCCGCTGCTGGTGGTTTTGGCGTCGCTGTTCAATCCACAGCCCGAGATCTGGGCGCACTTGCTTGAATATGTGTTGCCGGGCGTGCTGTGGAATACGCTGCTACTGATCGTCGGCGTGACGGTCGGCGTGCTGGCGCTCGGCGTGCCGCTGGCCTGGCTGACCGCCGTGTGCGACTTTCCGGGGCGGCGCTGCTTCAGCTGGGCGCTGATGCTGCCGCTGGCGATGCCGGCCTATGTGCTGGCCTTTGTACAGGTGGGACTGCTCGATTTCACCGGGCCGGTGCAGACGCTGCTGCGCTCGGTCTTCGGTACCAGCGCATGGTTTCCGCAGATTCGTAGCACCGGTGGTGTGATCCTGGTGTTGTCGATGGCGTTCTATCCCTATGTGTATCTGTTGGCGCGCAACGCTTTTCTGAGTCAGGGACGGCGCGCGCTGGAGGCGGCGCAGACGCTCGGCGTGTCGCGCAAACGGGCGTTCTTTACCGTGGCGATTCCGATGGCACGGCCGTGGCTGATCGGCGGCGTGACCTTGGCGCTGATGGAAACGCTGGCCGATTTCGGTACGGTGGCGATCTTCAATTTCGATACCTTTACCACCGCGATTTACAAGGCCTGGTTCTCGCTGTTCAATCTGCCGGCGGCGTCGCAGCTGGCGTCGCTGCTGGTGATGTTCGTGCTGGTGTTGGTCGCCGTCGAGCAATGGGGCCGCGGCGCGCGCAGTTATCAGGTTCGCAGCGGCGATGCCGAACGCATCGCGTTGCGCGGCACCGGGCGCTGGCTGGCCAGCGCGTGGTGCTCACTGGTGCTGCTGCTCGCGTTTATCGTGCCGCTGCTGCAGCTCTTGTTCTGGGTCAAGGGCGTGTGGGCCGAAGACTTCGATGATCGCTATCCGGCCTTCATCGGTCGCTCACTGCTGATCGCCGCGATGGCCGCATTGCTGGTTACCGTGTTCGCGCTGGTGCTGGCGTACGCCCGTCGTCGCTATCAGGATGCCGGCACGCGCTGGCTGGTACGGCTGGCGACGCTCGGCTACGCGGTGCCCGGCACCGTACTGGCGGTGGGGGTATTCATTCCGATCGCCTGGCTCGACAACGCGCTGCTATCGCTGCTGCGGCCGCTGGGGTTTGCCGGTCTGGCTGTGTTCAAGGGAACGCTGGCGGTGATGCTGCTGGCGCTGGCGGCGCGGTTTCTCGCGGTGGCGTTCCAGCCGGTCGATTCGGCGATGCAGCGCATCACCCGCAATCAGGAGGATGCCGCCCGCTCGCTCGGGCTCAATAGCCGCCAGACACTGTGGCGCTTGCATTTACCGTTGCTGCGCACCGGGCTGATGTCGGCGGCGCTGCTGACCTTTGTCGACGTGCTCAAGGAAATGCCGATCACGCTGATGACGCGCGCTTTCGGCTGGGACACGCTGGCGGTGCGCGTGTTCGAGATGACCTCGGAAGGCATGTGGGATCGTGCCGCCTTGCCTAGCCTCTTTATCGTGCTTGCCGGCCTGTTGCCGGTGGTGCTGCTTATCCGGAAAACCGAACCATGA
- a CDS encoding Fe(3+) ABC transporter substrate-binding protein: MKRFVLVPLAVALFAGLAHAESVTVYSARNEQLIKPLFDAFTKDTGVEVKLLTDKEGPLMERLKAEGANSPADMLITVDAGNLWQAGKQGLLKPIESKVLNENVPAHLRDPKGEWYGLSIRARTIFYNPASVKPADLSTYEDLADPKWQGKLCLRTSKKVYNQSLVAMMIAQYGEPKTEKIVRGWVANLAAPVFADDTKLLEAIAAGQCQVGVANSYYYGRLVAKDAKFPVKLFWANQNAGGVHVNVSGAGVTRYAKNEKGAIKLIEWLSGDKAQNLYADKDMEFPVNPKIKPDDLVSSWGPFKASIINMSKAGELQGKATQLMDRAGYK, encoded by the coding sequence GTGAAGCGTTTTGTCCTTGTCCCGCTTGCTGTTGCCCTGTTTGCCGGTCTCGCGCACGCCGAGTCCGTTACCGTCTACTCGGCGCGTAACGAACAGTTGATCAAGCCGCTGTTTGACGCGTTCACCAAAGACACCGGGGTCGAGGTCAAGTTGCTGACCGACAAGGAAGGCCCGTTGATGGAGCGCCTCAAGGCCGAAGGCGCCAACAGCCCGGCCGATATGCTGATTACCGTCGACGCCGGCAACCTTTGGCAGGCCGGCAAGCAAGGCCTGCTGAAGCCGATCGAATCCAAGGTGCTGAACGAGAATGTACCGGCCCATCTGCGTGATCCGAAGGGCGAGTGGTATGGCCTGTCGATTCGCGCCCGGACGATTTTCTACAACCCGGCCAGCGTCAAGCCGGCCGACCTGTCGACCTATGAAGATCTGGCCGATCCGAAGTGGCAAGGCAAGCTGTGCCTGCGGACATCGAAGAAGGTCTACAACCAGTCGCTGGTGGCGATGATGATCGCCCAGTACGGCGAGCCGAAGACCGAGAAGATCGTTCGCGGCTGGGTCGCCAATCTGGCCGCGCCGGTGTTCGCCGACGACACCAAATTGCTCGAAGCCATTGCCGCCGGCCAGTGCCAGGTCGGCGTGGCCAACAGCTATTACTACGGTCGTCTCGTCGCCAAGGATGCCAAGTTCCCGGTCAAGCTGTTCTGGGCCAACCAGAATGCCGGTGGCGTGCATGTGAACGTTTCCGGCGCCGGTGTGACGCGTTACGCCAAGAACGAGAAGGGCGCGATCAAGCTGATCGAATGGCTGTCGGGCGACAAGGCGCAGAATCTGTATGCCGACAAGGACATGGAATTCCCGGTCAACCCGAAGATCAAGCCGGATGATCTGGTGTCGAGCTGGGGTCCGTTCAAGGCCAGCATCATCAATATGAGCAAGGCCGGCGAGTTGCAGGGCAAGGCGACGCAGTTGATGGATCGCGCCGGTTACAAGTAA
- a CDS encoding recombination-associated protein RdgC, whose protein sequence is MLWFRNLQLYRLAPDHTLNVDGIGESLAKRPWIACGSHDVMSQGWIAPARHAPDMLAYGYDDAILVALKTEEKLLPSAVVKEEAEERIARIEAEENRKVGRKEAKELRERVTEELIPKAFSRSRVQRAVIDLKLGLVLVESASAAKAEQLLSVLRETLGSLPTRLVNTQTSPETAMTLWLESADATPFDLGQDTELRASGDDGAITRLARQPLDTAEVKQHLENGLLACKLSLSWEDKLSFQLTDKLEIKRLTMLDVLQDELKDADAADQSAMFDSSLALTVGELRQFVPALILALGEEMPA, encoded by the coding sequence ATGCTCTGGTTCCGCAATCTGCAGCTCTATCGCCTCGCACCGGATCACACGCTCAATGTCGACGGCATCGGCGAAAGCCTCGCCAAGCGTCCGTGGATCGCCTGTGGCAGTCACGATGTGATGAGCCAAGGCTGGATCGCGCCCGCGCGGCACGCGCCGGACATGCTGGCCTACGGCTACGACGACGCCATTCTGGTCGCGCTCAAGACCGAGGAAAAACTGCTGCCGTCGGCCGTGGTCAAGGAAGAGGCCGAAGAGCGCATCGCCCGGATCGAAGCCGAGGAAAACCGCAAGGTCGGCCGCAAGGAAGCCAAAGAGCTGCGTGAACGCGTGACCGAGGAGCTGATCCCCAAGGCATTCAGCCGCTCGCGCGTGCAGCGCGCGGTGATCGACCTCAAGCTGGGGCTGGTGCTGGTCGAAAGCGCCTCGGCCGCGAAGGCCGAACAATTGTTGTCGGTGCTGCGCGAAACCCTCGGCAGCCTGCCTACCCGCCTCGTCAATACCCAGACCTCGCCGGAAACCGCGATGACGCTGTGGCTCGAATCCGCCGATGCGACACCGTTCGATCTAGGCCAGGACACCGAGCTGCGTGCCTCCGGCGACGATGGCGCGATTACCCGCCTGGCTCGCCAGCCGCTGGATACGGCCGAAGTCAAACAGCACCTGGAGAACGGCCTGCTGGCCTGCAAACTATCGCTTTCGTGGGAAGACAAGCTGTCGTTCCAGCTGACCGACAAGCTCGAAATCAAACGACTGACCATGCTCGACGTACTGCAGGACGAGCTGAAAGACGCCGATGCCGCCGATCAATCGGCGATGTTCGACTCCAGCCTGGCACTGACGGTGGGCGAGTTGCGCCAGTTCGTGCCGGCGCTGATCCTGGCGCTGGGCGAAGAAATGCCCGCCTGA
- a CDS encoding DUF2214 family protein: MLLDAILAAVHFIAIFMVITFMSIETVLIRREWMPQAAIKLARYDLLYALMALLVLASGLARLFFGIKGVAFYMQNPLFHAKLTVFVLIGLLSIYPTLRFRAWRAAAARVPGFVPPDAELAKVRRCLMWETHLIVLLPILAALMARGFGL; encoded by the coding sequence ATGCTGCTTGATGCCATTCTCGCTGCCGTGCATTTCATCGCGATATTCATGGTGATCACCTTCATGAGTATCGAGACCGTCTTGATCCGGCGCGAATGGATGCCGCAAGCCGCGATCAAGCTGGCCCGTTACGATTTGCTGTACGCCCTCATGGCCTTGCTGGTGCTGGCTAGCGGGCTGGCGCGCTTGTTCTTTGGCATCAAGGGGGTGGCGTTCTACATGCAAAACCCGCTGTTTCACGCCAAGCTCACCGTTTTCGTACTGATCGGCTTGCTGTCGATCTACCCCACGCTACGTTTTCGCGCCTGGCGCGCCGCCGCAGCCAGGGTGCCGGGCTTTGTGCCGCCCGATGCCGAACTGGCCAAAGTCCGTCGCTGCCTGATGTGGGAAACACATTTGATCGTACTGCTGCCCATTCTGGCTGCGCTGATGGCACGGGGTTTCGGCTTATAA
- a CDS encoding distant relative of cell wall-associated hydrolase, whose translation MKALIVAVLAACCCVACATRVDPKLIAAPGPAITFQSNALRPANGEALILADTLVPGDILLTAGNGLTSAGIRLITMAPVSHAALYLGDGDVAEAVGSGVRVRKIGELLDHEAVVVAFRHPAFQPEQGVLVRDFADRNVGSRYDYVGVMLHAPFSLQRRVCELPLLPTPVREGCLRGIATIQLGNGNDERFFCSQFVLEAYKHIGLPMTDADPRWISPADILHMREGDVPSLQVNQTLVYLGHLKFRPETDRSARPTMLGTAQQGF comes from the coding sequence GTGAAAGCATTGATCGTGGCCGTTCTGGCTGCCTGCTGTTGTGTCGCCTGCGCGACGCGTGTGGATCCCAAACTGATCGCAGCGCCGGGGCCGGCGATCACCTTCCAGAGCAACGCCTTGCGGCCAGCCAATGGCGAGGCGCTGATTCTTGCCGATACGCTGGTGCCCGGCGACATTCTGCTGACGGCCGGAAACGGGCTGACATCGGCGGGTATCCGCTTGATCACCATGGCGCCGGTCAGCCATGCCGCGCTGTATCTGGGTGATGGCGATGTGGCCGAAGCGGTGGGTAGCGGGGTGCGCGTGCGCAAAATCGGAGAGTTGCTCGATCATGAAGCCGTCGTCGTCGCTTTTCGTCATCCGGCGTTCCAGCCGGAGCAGGGCGTGCTGGTGCGCGATTTTGCCGACCGCAACGTCGGTAGCCGCTATGACTATGTCGGCGTGATGCTGCATGCGCCATTCTCGCTGCAACGGCGCGTGTGCGAATTGCCGCTGCTGCCAACGCCGGTGCGCGAAGGTTGTTTGCGCGGCATTGCCACGATCCAGCTGGGGAACGGTAACGACGAGCGTTTTTTCTGTTCGCAGTTCGTGCTTGAAGCGTATAAACACATCGGCTTGCCGATGACCGATGCCGATCCGCGCTGGATCAGCCCGGCCGATATCCTGCATATGCGCGAGGGGGACGTGCCCTCGCTGCAGGTCAATCAGACGCTGGTCTATCTGGGGCACCTCAAATTCCGACCCGAGACGGATAGGTCGGCAAGGCCGACCATGCTCGGTACTGCCCAACAAGGCTTTTGA
- the bioB gene encoding biotin synthase BioB has translation MTQTIEFKRLTPHPQQQNWSLDDVAALFELPFNDLLFRAQQVHRESFDANRVQLSTLLSVKTGGCSEDCGYCSQSARHDTGLERETLMDADEVIEVARIAKENGASRFCMGAAWRGPKTKDLESVKQMIAGVKALGLETCATLGMLKDGQAEELRDVGLDYYNHNLDTSPEKYADIVTTHSYADRLDTLGKVRKAGLHVCTGGIVGLGETRLDRVGLIAQLANLDPQPDSVPINNLVKIEGTPLDGDQHVGWTEFVRTIAVARITMAKSYVRLSAGRQQMDEATQALCFMAGANSIFYGDKLLTTGNPDVTRDKALFAKLDLKPL, from the coding sequence ATGACGCAAACGATCGAATTCAAGCGCCTTACGCCGCATCCGCAGCAACAGAACTGGAGCCTCGACGACGTGGCGGCATTGTTCGAGCTGCCGTTCAACGATCTGCTGTTTCGCGCCCAACAGGTGCACCGCGAGTCCTTCGACGCCAATCGTGTGCAGTTGTCGACGCTGCTGTCGGTCAAAACCGGCGGCTGTTCGGAAGACTGTGGCTACTGTTCGCAATCGGCGCGCCACGACACCGGGCTGGAGCGCGAAACGCTGATGGATGCCGACGAGGTGATCGAAGTCGCCCGCATCGCCAAGGAAAACGGCGCCAGCCGCTTCTGCATGGGCGCGGCGTGGCGCGGCCCGAAGACCAAGGATCTGGAGTCGGTGAAGCAGATGATTGCCGGGGTCAAAGCGCTCGGGCTGGAAACCTGTGCCACGCTGGGCATGCTCAAGGACGGCCAAGCCGAAGAGCTGCGTGACGTCGGCCTCGACTATTACAACCACAACCTCGATACCAGCCCCGAGAAGTACGCCGACATCGTCACCACCCACAGCTATGCCGACCGGCTCGATACCTTGGGCAAGGTGCGCAAGGCCGGGCTGCATGTCTGTACCGGCGGCATCGTCGGCCTCGGTGAAACCCGTCTCGATCGCGTCGGCCTGATCGCGCAGCTGGCCAATCTTGATCCGCAGCCCGATTCGGTGCCGATCAACAACCTCGTCAAGATCGAAGGCACGCCGCTGGATGGCGATCAGCACGTCGGCTGGACCGAGTTCGTTCGCACCATCGCCGTGGCGCGGATCACCATGGCCAAATCGTACGTGCGGCTCTCGGCCGGTCGGCAGCAGATGGACGAAGCGACCCAGGCGCTGTGCTTCATGGCCGGTGCCAATTCGATTTTCTACGGTGACAAGCTGCTGACCACCGGCAATCCGGATGTCACCCGCGACAAGGCATTGTTCGCAAAGCTCGACCTCAAACCGCTGTAA
- a CDS encoding ComF family protein, whose amino-acid sequence MPSILDNIKLWHWPACCTLCHRWCRGAFCATCDAALPRLPLSCCPQCALPTLDGGRCGGCIADPPRFDASYAALRYGGEVAQLITAAKYAGRWPLWRTLADLLALRLPAIADVDVLVPMPLHTKRLRERGFNQSAEIAGVLAARTGLPLRHDLASRIRDTGQQSRLSLSKRKLNLRGAFAATSGVQGLRIAIIDDVMTSGLTLDTLAAALKRAGAQHVEAWVVARTL is encoded by the coding sequence ATGCCAAGTATTTTGGACAACATCAAGCTGTGGCACTGGCCGGCGTGCTGCACGCTTTGCCACCGCTGGTGCCGCGGTGCATTTTGCGCGACTTGCGACGCGGCTTTGCCGCGACTACCGCTCAGCTGCTGCCCGCAATGCGCACTACCGACGCTCGACGGCGGGCGATGCGGCGGCTGCATTGCCGATCCACCGCGTTTTGACGCCAGCTACGCAGCCTTGCGCTACGGTGGCGAAGTAGCGCAACTGATCACCGCGGCCAAATACGCCGGCCGCTGGCCTTTGTGGCGCACGCTCGCCGACTTATTGGCATTGCGCTTGCCGGCGATAGCCGACGTCGATGTACTGGTGCCGATGCCCTTGCACACCAAGCGGCTGCGCGAACGCGGCTTCAACCAGTCGGCCGAGATCGCCGGCGTCCTCGCGGCGCGAACCGGCCTGCCACTGCGGCACGATCTGGCCAGCCGGATTCGCGACACCGGCCAGCAAAGCCGCTTGAGTCTCAGCAAGCGCAAACTCAATCTGCGAGGTGCATTCGCCGCCACATCCGGCGTTCAAGGCCTGCGCATCGCCATCATCGACGATGTCATGACCAGCGGCCTGACCCTCGACACCCTTGCTGCGGCGCTCAAACGTGCCGGTGCGCAACACGTCGAGGCATGGGTGGTCGCCCGCACCCTCTAG